The Penicillium oxalicum strain HP7-1 chromosome V, whole genome shotgun sequence genomic interval CAACACATCCTGATATCCTAGAAGCCGGCGTGGTTTCAGTGCCGGATAGTCACTGGGGCGAGCGTCCCAAGGCCTTTATTACAGTCAAAGAAGGTAAAAAGGTGGACGGAGCGGATGTGATCAATTGGGCCCGCACTGCAAGCGGCATCAGCAAGTTCATGGTTCCACGTGAAGTCGAAGTCGTGCCAGAGCTCCCCaagaccagcaccggcaaGATTCGAAAGAATGTGCTGCGCGACTGGGTCAAGGGGGTCGACCGAAGTCTTGGGAACTGAGTGGTGATATCCCAGAGAATTGAAAGAATTGATCCATATGATAGTGTCAGGTCCCGTTTGGATGAGGTGACAAATCGCTCGAGGTCCACCGAGCTGCCTGTGGATTCTGGCTAGCAAATCACATGGCATGGGCCTACCACCAATCCGATCAATGACGTGCCACCAACTTGACTCAGCGGAGATGTCTGTAAGCTACTTTTGCACGACATGAGTGTctaattcttttcttttctcgtttttcacctttttcccttttttttaattccccccaaaaaaggaaactcgagagacaagagaatCTATGAGACAGACCTGGTAATGATGTAGTGGCAGAATAATGGACAAATCTATGTGAAATGGGGCTCTCAGTTGGGTAGATCTAAACACGCGCTCTTAGGTCGTAGCCAAGTATCTCGAGTTGAAGTGCACGGGGACAGTGACAGGGTTGACTGCCCAATGTATTGGAACATGTGACCAGTACCCTTTTCAAAATCACGCGGGGGCTAGAGATTAGTGAATCAAAGATGGACGAGACATAGCAAAGAAAGCGTTTCATCATCCTTTTCTCCCATGGATTGATCAGCATTTTGCCCCCTTTGCCCCTAGTCTTTCAACATTATCGTTCGAGGGGCACAGTACCCAGTACCTAGTACCCACTGCCCAGTGGCCAGGTACATTCACGGACTGCCTTTGGAACCGGGCAAGAAGTACCTCGAACCACACCAAACAGGCAACCAGTCCCAGTCTCACTAATCCGAGTTCAGCAGAGCAGTCGTACCGTAGTGCCTGTCTGGCTTATCGCTCTTGATAAGCCCGTTGCTCGGCGTCCGCGCGCTCGCGAAGACCCCATTTGCCTCATCGCTCCCCCTCCATTGCCGCCTGCGTTCCTTTGATGAACCCTCCAACCCTCCCCTGCATTCGACCTTGATTTCTCTTGGAAACTCTCCAGGGGCTCCTCAGAATATGCATTAAGCGTCTCCCACAGAGTGTCTAGACCGTGCGACACTGTGTCCCTTTTGACCTTCGACCCTCTTAGACCGTGGCTGCATTCCCCCCGTCTGGTGATAGCCGCCCGAGTCCTCATTTCTCGACCAGGACTCACGCCTTCCCCTGTCATATCCTCTTTTTCGATCGACACTTGCGTCGGTCACCTCACCATCCATCAAAGCCAACGGTTAGCGCACAAATCTCCGCATAAGTGAGCGACTCTTCCATCCGCCGGCCCGTATCGCGCCCGACCGAGCCCGTGCAGACCCAGACAGCCTCCGATCCGTCGTCGCCCCATCTCATCAACACGATCTCGAACCCTTGACCTCCGCACATGCGGGCGCCTCCGTTTACGATTTGACGATCAACCGCATCCACGATCGCCGTACCAGAACACCGCAGCCGACCCGGCCTTTAGACTTCTCTCACTCAACCGGCCAAGATGCCTCCACGCCCTCGTCCCTCCGCTCGGCGTTCGAGCCAGGCCCCCTCCGAGACATCGGGTTCGACGTCACCGGAACGCGCGGCAGACGATGATACCGATTTCTTCATGGCCCAAACTAACGACTCAGAGTCATCGATTGGCGTTGCGACATTTCGTGACCTTCATATGAACAACACTCGATCGGCCCCGTTGCCACCAATCGGCCGCTTGCCGCCCGAGATCTTGATCGCCATCTTCTCGAAGCTGGCGGCGCCTAAGGACATGCTCAACAGCATGTTGGTCTGTCGGAGCTGGGCTGCAAACTGTGTGGGAATCTTGTGGCATCGCCCGTCATGCAACAACTGGGATAATCTGAAAAGCGTCGCATCATCCGTGGGGAAACCCGACAGTCTGTTCGCCTATGCGGACTTGATCAAACGGCTCAATCTATCTGCCCTGACCGAGGATGTCAGTGATGGCACCGTTGTGCCATTTGCGCAGTGCAAGCGCGTCGAGAGACTGACCTTGACAAATTGCTCAAAACTCACGGACAAGGGTGTATCGGATCTAGTCGAGGGCAACCGACACCTCCAGGCTCTGGATGTTTCCGACCTGGCGTCATTGACCGACCACACTCTCTACACAGTCGCTCGCAATTGCCCGCGTTTGCAAGGTCTGAACATAACGGGATGCTCCAACGTTACGGATGAGTCGCTGCTGGTTGTCTCGCAAAACTGTCGGCAGATCAAGAGGCTCAAATTGAATGGAGTTTCTGAAGTCACCGACCGCTCAATCCAATCCTTTGCTGAGAATTGTCCTGCCATTTTGGAGATCGACCTGCACGATTGCAAGTTGGTGACCAGTGCGTCCGTGACCGCTCTTCTCACCACGCTGCGTCATCTTCGCGAGCTACGCCTGGCGCACTGCGTGGAGGTCAATGACTCGGCCTTCCTCAAACTGCCTGAGCACCTCACGTTTGATAGCATGCGTATTCTCGATTTGACCGCGTGCGATCAGGTCAAGGATGATGCAGTGGAGCGCATCATCAACGCATCCCCACGCCTACGAAATCTTGTCTTGGCTAAATGTCGCTTCATCACTGATCGCTCCGTGGCGGCCATCTGCAAGCTGGGCAAAAACCTGCATTATGTGCATCTGGGTCACTGCTCCCAAATCACTGACAGCGCCGTGATCCAGTTGATCAAGTCGTGCAATCGCATTCGTTACATTGACTTGGCCTGCTGCAACAGCTTAACCGATGTCAGTGTCAAGCAACTGGCCACTTTGCCCAAACTCCGTCGTATCGGCCTTGTCAATGCCAGTCTATCACCAATGAAAGTATTCTGGCGCTCGCTCATCCTCCGCGGTCCAGCCACCCGATGGTGAGCAATTTGGAGCGAGTCCATCTGAGCTACTGCGTCAACCTGGACATGATGGTGAGTGTTCTTCCCGGgctccttctcttcttgaaaCCTGCTCTTGTCATGCTGACCAAACTCCGCCAGGGCATTCGCCCTTTGATTAATAACTGCCCCCGTCTGACCCATTTGAGCTTGACCGGCGTACCGGCATTCCTGCGCGATAACCTCACCGCGTTTTGCCGAGAAGCCCCGCCCGAGTTTACTCCCCAACAGCGCGATGTTT includes:
- a CDS encoding SCF E3 ubiquitin ligase complex F-box protein grrA, with product MPPRPRPSARRSSQAPSETSGSTSPERAADDDTDFFMAQTNDSESSIGVATFRDLHMNNTRSAPLPPIGRLPPEILIAIFSKLAAPKDMLNSMLVCRSWAANCVGILWHRPSCNNWDNLKSVASSVGKPDSLFAYADLIKRLNLSALTEDVSDGTVVPFAQCKRVERLTLTNCSKLTDKGVSDLVEGNRHLQALDVSDLASLTDHTLYTVARNCPRLQGLNITGCSNVTDESLLVVSQNCRQIKRLKLNGVSEVTDRSIQSFAENCPAILEIDLHDCKLVTSASVTALLTTLRHLRELRLAHCVEVNDSAFLKLPEHLTFDSMRILDLTACDQVKDDAVERIINASPRLRNLVLAKCRFITDRSVAAICKLGKNLHYVHLGHCSQITDSAVIQLIKSCNRIRYIDLACCNSLTDVSVKQLATLPKLRRIGLVNASLSPMKVFWRSLILRGPATRCVLPGLLLFLKPALVMLTKLRQGIRPLINNCPRLTHLSLTGVPAFLRDNLTAFCREAPPEFTPQQRDVFCVFSGEGTEATMYDDDEELDEDVGQTTGLMHATGINDEDYMDVPPQ